The following DNA comes from Bacteroidetes bacterium SB0662_bin_6.
AAACAATCTGCATGCCATGTTGGAGAGCGAACGACTACGAAGCCCTTTGCCAACTTTTGTATATGGTCCCCGAAATCATCGCGAATGGGAGACCCGGCCGAAAAAAATGCAACATTGGAACGTGTATCCGGTATATTGTATATAGTCTAACATAGACTATATTAGGATATTAGCCGGAACGTAATTATACAGAGGCGACTATCGTGGCGCATTCCGATTCCCCAAAATCCTGGACTGTGAGCGAAGCCAAAGCGCATCTCTCCAGAATCCTGCGGTTGTCCGAAGCAGAGGGACCTCAACGCATCGGGATCAGAAAATCCTTTGTGGTGATGCCCGCGGACGTATGGGACGCCCACGCCAGGCCGGACAAACCGCTTGGCCAATGGCTGATCGACAACGTCCCTCGAGGAATACATCTCGAAGCACCCGATCGCAACGAGCCTGAGCGCGAGATTCCGTTTGCTAACCGGGGCGCGACGTGAACGGATTTCTTTTGGACACCAATGTGGTTTCGGAACTGACAAGGGATACGCCGACACCGCAGGTTATCGAATTTCTGGCGGAACATTCCGAACTGTGGTTTTCGACCATCGTTCTGCACGAACTGGAGTTTGGCTTGCGGTTGCTGCCCGATGGGCGCCGTCGTGAAAATCTTCGGGTCATACTGGCGGATTTCATAGAAACGTATGCGAATCGAATCCTCCCTGTCGGATACGAAGAAGGGCAGTGGGGCGCGAGATTCCGGGCG
Coding sequences within:
- a CDS encoding type II toxin-antitoxin system Phd/YefM family antitoxin, which gives rise to MVAHSDSPKSWTVSEAKAHLSRILRLSEAEGPQRIGIRKSFVVMPADVWDAHARPDKPLGQWLIDNVPRGIHLEAPDRNEPEREIPFANRGAT
- a CDS encoding type II toxin-antitoxin system VapC family toxin; protein product: MNGFLLDTNVVSELTRDTPTPQVIEFLAEHSELWFSTIVLHELEFGLRLLPDGRRRENLRVILADFIETYANRILPVGYEEGQWGARFRADARRCGRVLHLGDALIAGTARAHDLAIATRNTGDFNGLDVATVNPWEERLYSDEQSV